Below is a window of Clostridiales bacterium DNA.
CCGTTTCAGCGAAAATTTCTCTTTATAATGCTTCTCAATATATTCCCGCGCTTCGGCTACATGCTCCGTGCTTCCGCTGCGCCTTCTCCCGTTTGCCTTCAGCTCGTTTTCCAGTCGGCCCGCCATGGTTTCTCCTCCTTTACCGGTCCCGGTGCTTCCGGGAAGTCCGGCGCATCTCCGCTATTATGTTAGCACAAGCTAACCATTTAATCCAGTATTTTTTGGATTCTTCCCTTTGTTTTATGGATTATCTTGAGATGCAAGGGGAAATTAACCAAAAAAGTATTAGTATTGGCTAATACTTTTTATCGAAGCAGGTCTCCGCCGGAAAGCGGATTACTGAACCGGTACCAGGGTATATCCGCCGGTTTCATCCGAAACCAGTTCATAATCCGCAAATTCGCCGAAAGCCGGCTCCAGGGTCATTTCGCAGCATTCCTCCTCCGTAACTGGATTGCCCATCATGGCCGAGAGAATCGCGTCCTCCGGCTCCTGCTCCGAATATCCGAAGCTGAGCACGATCCGGAGCGGTTCCGCCGGTTCCCCGTCGACGGTTTTCATCTGGTCGGCATATACCGGGCAGCGGCAGAAATCCTCGCCTTCGTTCGGGCAGGACAGCACATAGCCCAGCTGGGCATCCCCCTGCCAAAGCGCGAAACGGATATACGCGCATTCCACTCCGCTCCGGTCCCACAGCCGGATCATGCATTCATCCGCTGCCGGGCTTCCGTCCTCCGCTGGAGCCTCCTCTGCGGCCGCGGCACACAGCAGCATACACAGGGACAGAAAAACCAGGAACACCTTTTTCATATCTTCTCCATCCTTTCCGGCTTTTTTCAGCCGCGGTGATCATATCATCGGAAAAAGAACACAGCATGAAACGGATGTAAACCTTATATGAATATTTCCCGCAAACAGTCACCCTGGGTCAGGCACTGTGCTGTATATCCTTATTCCGGCATATCCGGCGGATTACCCTCCCATATTCCTGCGAATCCGGATGATATACCAATTTAACTTTCCATTGTATATTATTGACAACCGGATCCACGAATGCTAATATTCTCATCGTTAGTTAACCATAACTAATGCTGAACTGCTTTGGTTCTGATATCCCATTGCACTGAAAAGAGGTTAAGGAAATGGCAATTGTTGAGTTCAAGGATGTATCCCGGGTATACCGCAACGGCGAGCACGAGCAGCGGGCGCTGGACCACGTGAACCTGTCCCTGGATGAAGGGCAGTTTATTGTGATCCTGGGGCCCAGCGGTGCGGGCAAAAGCACGCTGCTGAATATGCTCGGCGGGCTGGACAGTCCGACCGAAGGCACCATTCTCGTCGGAGGAAAGGATATCTCAACCCTCACTCCCAACGAACTGGCGGAATACCGTGCCGCCAATGTCGGCTTCATCTTCCAGAGCTATAACCTGATCCCCACCCTGACTGTCATCGAGAATGTGGCGCTCGTCAAGGAAATCGCGCCCAATCCGCTTTCCAGCCATGACATGCTGAAGGCCGTCGGCCTGGAGGATCATATCCACAACTTCCCCTCCGAGCTTTCCGGCGGAGAACAGCAGCGGGTGTCCATTGCCCGGGCGCTGACGAAGAATCCCCGGATCCTCCTGTGCGATGAGCCCACCGGCGCGCTGGATTCCGAAACCGGCGTCCTCGTGCTGAAGCTCCTGCTGTCCATGGCCCGGGATATGGGCAAGACCATCATCATCGTCACCCATAACCAGAACATCGCGAAGATGGCGGATGTTGTGGTCCGCGTCAAAAACGGAAAAATCAAATCCTGTGAGAAACAGGAACATCCCCTGGCAGTGGAAGAGGTGGATTGGTAATGCTGTTCAGAAAACTGTTCCGTACCCTGTGGCACTACAAATCCCAGTTCATCTCCATGGTCCTCATGATCGCGCTGGGCGTAGGAGTTTTCCTGGGTTTCAATATCGAGTGGTATTCCCTGGATGTCAACACCGCGGAAATCTATGAATCCACCGGCTTTGCGGATTACCGCATCTTTTCGGACAAAGGTTTTTCCGAATCCGACCTGGAGAAAATCCTCGCCGTGGACGGCGTGGAGGATGCCACGCGCTTCCTCAGCATCAACACGTCTGTGAAGGATAATACCGACGTCATCGCCCTCACTGTCAGCACCAACATGGATGTTTCCGGCATTCTTCTTATAGATGGTGAGCCGTACAGCGATACTGACCTGGACGGCTTCTGGCTGTCCGATTCCTACGCAAGAGCCAACAACATCTCCCTGGGTGACAGCCTGGCGCTGACCTATAAGTCCATCACCGTGAAAGGCTCGGTCAAAGGCCTGGTCAAATCCTCCGAATACCTGATCTGCCTGCTGGACGAAACACAGATGATGCCGGACTATTCCAGCTACGGCTATGCCTATATCTCCCCGGCCATGATGAACGCAGCCGTTCCGGCCATGTACCGGGCGTTCATCGGTAATTCCCTCTATCACCAGATCAATGTGAAATCCTCCCTGAACAAGCCGGAATTCGTGAAGCGGGCGGATGAAGCGCTCGGCGCCACCCGCCTGGTCCTGGACAGGAGCGAAACCGTCTCCTGGTCTGAGGTGCGCGGCGAGGTCAATGAAGGCATCACCATGGGTTCCATCCTGCCGGTCCTGTTCCTGGCCATCGCGATCCTGACCATGGTCACCACCATGCACCGGATCACCGCCAGCGAGAAAACACAGATCGGCACCTTCAAAGCCCTCGGCTTTAAGGACCGCCGGATCCTCCGCCACTATTCCGCCTATGCCCTGATCATCGGCCTGCTCGGCTCCCTGCTCGGCATTGGAATCGGTTTCTGGCTGGGCCGGTTTATCCTCAGCCCGGACGGCGCCATGGCAACGTATATCGACCTGCCGGCCTGGCCGCTCCATGCGCCGGCGTTCACCTGGATCGTCATCGCCCTCATCAATGTGTTCCTGACGGTGATTGGCTTCCTGTCCGTCCGGAAAATGCTGCAGGGCACCGCGGCCGATGCGCTGCGCCCCTATGTGCCGAAGCACATCAAACACCTCCGGATTGAGGAAACCAAGCGCTTCAAGGCGCTCAGCTTCAGCACCAAGTGGAACCTGCGCGACTGCCTGCGCCATAAATCCCGCAGTTTCATGACGCTCTTCGGCGTCATCGGCTGCATGATCCTGCTCGTCGGCGGCATGGGCATGAAGGATACCATGGATTCCTTCCTGGATACCTTCTTCGAAAGTGCCATCAACTACCGTTACCGGGTCAACCTGGATGCGGAAAGTGTCACCAATGAGGAAGCGCTTGCCCTGGCGGAACAGCTGGAAGGCGACTGGTGCGCCCAGAGCGCCGTCCAGGTCGGTGACAAGGGGTACGGCCTGGAGATCTGGTCCGTCACCCGCGACAAGGTCCGCTTTGCCGATACGGATATGAAGCTGATTCCCCTTTCCGATGACGGCGCGTACGTCTGCGGCCGCATTGCCCGGGACTTCCGCCTGTCCGCCGGGGATGAGCTTACCTTCTCCCCCTATGGCGGCAGCGAAAAATACACCGTGCGGATTGCCGGCGTGCTGGATTCCATGACGGAAAGCATCGTCATGACGTCCGCGTATGCCGATGCTTCCGGCATCCCCTATACCGTCAGCGCCGTGGTTACGGACCATGAGGATCTTCCATCCGGCGGCCATAT
It encodes the following:
- a CDS encoding ABC transporter ATP-binding protein: MAIVEFKDVSRVYRNGEHEQRALDHVNLSLDEGQFIVILGPSGAGKSTLLNMLGGLDSPTEGTILVGGKDISTLTPNELAEYRAANVGFIFQSYNLIPTLTVIENVALVKEIAPNPLSSHDMLKAVGLEDHIHNFPSELSGGEQQRVSIARALTKNPRILLCDEPTGALDSETGVLVLKLLLSMARDMGKTIIIVTHNQNIAKMADVVVRVKNGKIKSCEKQEHPLAVEEVDW
- a CDS encoding ABC transporter permease; translation: MLFRKLFRTLWHYKSQFISMVLMIALGVGVFLGFNIEWYSLDVNTAEIYESTGFADYRIFSDKGFSESDLEKILAVDGVEDATRFLSINTSVKDNTDVIALTVSTNMDVSGILLIDGEPYSDTDLDGFWLSDSYARANNISLGDSLALTYKSITVKGSVKGLVKSSEYLICLLDETQMMPDYSSYGYAYISPAMMNAAVPAMYRAFIGNSLYHQINVKSSLNKPEFVKRADEALGATRLVLDRSETVSWSEVRGEVNEGITMGSILPVLFLAIAILTMVTTMHRITASEKTQIGTFKALGFKDRRILRHYSAYALIIGLLGSLLGIGIGFWLGRFILSPDGAMATYIDLPAWPLHAPAFTWIVIALINVFLTVIGFLSVRKMLQGTAADALRPYVPKHIKHLRIEETKRFKALSFSTKWNLRDCLRHKSRSFMTLFGVIGCMILLVGGMGMKDTMDSFLDTFFESAINYRYRVNLDAESVTNEEALALAEQLEGDWCAQSAVQVGDKGYGLEIWSVTRDKVRFADTDMKLIPLSDDGAYVCGRIARDFRLSAGDELTFSPYGGSEKYTVRIAGVLDSMTESIVMTSAYADASGIPYTVSAVVTDHEDLPSGGHILNVQSKQSIMDSFDTFMDLMNKMIWLLVVAAVLLGIVVLYNLGVMSYTERYREMATLKVVGFKDSRIGRLLIGQNLWLTVIGILIGIPAGVGVLQYLLTALASEYELKLTLGPATWIVSVLLTFCVSLAVGLMISRKNRTIDMVAALKTEE